The following are encoded in a window of Ensifer adhaerens genomic DNA:
- a CDS encoding TRAP transporter substrate-binding protein: protein MKLSRRNLMKTGGALLAAPFVLKIGAARAQETVTLKLHHFLPPASNVHQRLLTPWAKLLAEQSGGALKVDIFPAMQLGGKPPQLYDQASNGVVDIVWTLPGNTPGRFPSTEVFELPFVAAKEATVNAQACQEYGQTHVLKETGDTQLLCFWAHDQGLIHTNKEVKTGADLAGLKLRNPTRLAGEALAALGATPVGMPIPQVPEALAQRSIDGCVLPWEVVPSIKVNELTKFHTEIPGSPTLYTATFFLAMNKGKYDGLPADLKAVLDANSGMAFAKKAGEMWDSVGAEVRAAIETSGEGTISTISEDEKAKWVEATRPVHDKWIEDMKAKDLDGKALIATAQALVQKYSSA, encoded by the coding sequence ATGAAACTGAGCAGACGGAATTTGATGAAGACCGGCGGCGCTCTGCTTGCAGCGCCCTTCGTTCTGAAAATCGGTGCGGCGCGCGCCCAGGAAACAGTCACGCTGAAGCTGCACCATTTCCTGCCGCCGGCATCCAACGTTCATCAGCGGCTGTTGACGCCATGGGCGAAATTGCTGGCAGAACAAAGCGGCGGTGCGCTGAAGGTCGACATCTTCCCGGCCATGCAACTCGGCGGAAAGCCGCCGCAGCTCTACGATCAGGCGTCGAACGGCGTCGTCGATATCGTCTGGACCTTGCCCGGCAACACGCCCGGACGTTTCCCGTCCACGGAAGTGTTCGAACTGCCATTCGTCGCCGCCAAGGAGGCGACCGTCAACGCGCAAGCCTGCCAGGAATATGGCCAGACGCACGTACTGAAGGAAACTGGCGATACCCAGCTCTTGTGCTTCTGGGCGCATGATCAGGGCCTGATCCACACCAATAAGGAAGTGAAGACCGGAGCGGACCTCGCCGGGCTGAAGCTTCGCAATCCGACGCGCCTTGCCGGTGAGGCGCTGGCGGCACTGGGGGCGACGCCGGTCGGCATGCCCATTCCGCAGGTGCCCGAAGCACTGGCCCAGCGGTCGATCGACGGCTGCGTGCTCCCGTGGGAAGTGGTTCCCTCGATCAAGGTGAACGAGCTCACCAAGTTCCATACCGAAATCCCGGGCTCGCCGACGCTCTATACCGCAACTTTCTTCCTGGCGATGAACAAGGGCAAGTACGACGGGTTGCCGGCCGACCTCAAGGCCGTGCTGGACGCCAACAGCGGCATGGCCTTCGCCAAGAAGGCCGGCGAGATGTGGGACAGCGTCGGTGCCGAAGTGCGCGCGGCAATCGAGACATCCGGAGAAGGAACAATCAGCACGATCAGCGAGGACGAAAAGGCGAAGTGGGTGGAGGCAACCAGACCCGTCCACGACAAGTGGATCGAGGACATGAAGGCCAAGGACCTCGACGGCAAGGCGCTGATCGCCACGGCGCAGGCGCTTGTGCAGAAATATTCGAGCGCCTGA
- a CDS encoding TRAP transporter small permease produces MEDVGYEDAVRVPRRREVERLAAGLALIGGTLLCLAAGLVTVSVLGRWLFNRPVPADYELVEVAVGVAAFSFLAYTQARNGHIAVDTFTLALPARVTRVIDGLWDLLLAGCLAFFAWGLFTGGLEARGYGTTLIQLPWPIWPVYLTCAALAALAAIIGVSVSLLKIGGGR; encoded by the coding sequence ATGGAAGACGTAGGATACGAGGACGCGGTGAGGGTGCCGCGCCGCAGGGAAGTCGAACGCCTCGCGGCCGGTTTGGCACTGATCGGCGGCACGCTTCTTTGCCTTGCGGCGGGATTGGTCACCGTCAGCGTGCTGGGCCGATGGCTGTTCAATCGGCCGGTGCCGGCCGACTACGAGCTGGTGGAGGTGGCGGTCGGCGTCGCCGCCTTCTCCTTTCTCGCATACACACAGGCCCGCAACGGCCATATTGCCGTCGATACCTTCACGTTGGCTCTCCCCGCACGCGTCACGCGGGTCATCGACGGCCTTTGGGACCTGCTTTTGGCCGGCTGCCTGGCGTTTTTTGCCTGGGGTCTGTTTACCGGTGGCCTGGAGGCGAGGGGATACGGGACGACGCTGATCCAGCTGCCCTGGCCGATCTGGCCAGTCTATCTGACCTGTGCGGCGCTGGCGGCGCTCGCAGCCATCATCGGAGTTTCCGTTTCCCTCTTGAAAATCGGAGGCGGCCGATGA
- a CDS encoding TRAP transporter large permease — protein sequence MSGFAIAFVGFAAMLLLIAIRMPIALAMLAVGAAGYAYLSGPHALVYYLQTNTYSQFASYTLSVIPLFILMGALAEQSGIAATLFRVAERGFGRFKGGMPMAVIAACTGFGAICGSSVATTATFGRAALPELRRARVDVGLGTGTIAAGGTLGILIPPSVILVIYAITAEQNIAKLFQAALVPGLLAAAFYLIAIAVVVRRKPDLAPPVTATEAVRTPRPFWARPVGLIIFAGGAIGWLLGSLGTVGGVLLAIFGLLLLAADFAIVPAAAVAVTVVGGIYGEVFTPTEGAAVGAAVTLLVGLLQRTLSLGALKNALLQTAETSGMIFLILLGAEVFGAFLALTQMPATLASMVGQSGLPPYVVICGMLVTYLVLGAVMDELAMILLTLPVFIPIILTLDLGMPTEDVAIWFGILVLIVVGIGLSAPPIGLNVFIINKLATDVPIVETYRGVMPFVIADLIRLVIITLSPGVALALVRLLN from the coding sequence ATGAGCGGTTTTGCCATTGCCTTCGTCGGATTCGCAGCCATGCTGCTCTTGATCGCCATCCGGATGCCGATCGCCCTTGCCATGCTTGCGGTGGGCGCTGCCGGTTATGCCTATCTCTCTGGCCCGCATGCGCTGGTCTACTATCTGCAGACCAACACCTACAGCCAGTTTGCCAGCTACACGCTTTCCGTCATACCGCTCTTCATCCTGATGGGCGCGCTTGCCGAGCAATCGGGCATCGCCGCAACGCTCTTTCGCGTCGCCGAGCGAGGCTTCGGACGGTTCAAGGGCGGAATGCCAATGGCGGTCATCGCCGCCTGCACAGGATTCGGCGCGATCTGCGGCTCGTCGGTCGCAACCACGGCGACCTTCGGGCGTGCGGCCCTGCCGGAACTGCGCCGGGCGCGCGTCGATGTCGGTCTTGGCACCGGGACGATTGCCGCCGGTGGCACGCTCGGCATCCTCATTCCCCCATCCGTCATCCTGGTGATCTATGCGATCACCGCCGAGCAGAATATCGCCAAGCTGTTTCAGGCCGCCCTGGTGCCGGGGCTGCTGGCGGCCGCCTTCTATCTGATCGCGATCGCCGTCGTCGTCCGGCGCAAACCCGATCTCGCACCGCCGGTCACGGCGACCGAGGCGGTTCGAACCCCCCGTCCTTTCTGGGCGAGGCCCGTAGGGCTGATCATCTTTGCCGGTGGCGCGATCGGCTGGCTGCTCGGCTCGCTCGGGACGGTAGGGGGCGTATTGCTGGCGATATTCGGCCTGCTGCTGCTGGCTGCGGACTTTGCGATCGTGCCCGCGGCGGCGGTTGCCGTCACGGTGGTCGGCGGCATCTATGGCGAAGTGTTCACACCGACGGAAGGTGCCGCGGTGGGTGCCGCCGTAACGCTGCTGGTGGGGCTGCTGCAACGGACCCTGAGCCTTGGCGCCCTGAAAAACGCCCTGCTGCAGACGGCTGAAACGAGCGGGATGATCTTCCTGATCCTGCTCGGCGCCGAGGTCTTTGGCGCGTTTCTGGCGCTGACGCAGATGCCGGCGACGCTGGCCTCAATGGTCGGACAGTCGGGTCTACCGCCCTATGTCGTCATTTGCGGAATGCTCGTCACCTATCTCGTGCTCGGCGCCGTCATGGACGAGTTGGCGATGATCCTGCTGACGTTGCCGGTCTTCATTCCGATCATCCTGACGCTGGACTTGGGCATGCCGACCGAGGACGTTGCCATCTGGTTCGGCATTCTCGTGCTCATCGTCGTCGGCATCGGCCTTTCCGCCCCGCCGATCGGCCTCAACGTGTTTATCATCAACAAGCTGGCGACCGACGTTCCGATCGTTGAGACCTATCGTGGCGTGATGCCATTCGTGATCGCCGACCTCATCAGGCTGGTGATCATCACGCTGTCACCCGGCGTCGCTCTGGCGCTCGTCCGGTTGTTGAATTGA
- a CDS encoding MEKHLA domain-containing protein has translation MTTEYDADDAFALIVASYRQVTGKELVDHPFDGRWLYENAPFALLAHDRSDDPRFFYANKTAQACFGYSWQEFIGMPSRLSAEAPNREERQRLLDSVSTKGFIDDYRGLRIAKSGRRFWIENAIVWQLVRANGEHAGQAAMFHSWKDL, from the coding sequence ATGACAACCGAATATGATGCCGATGACGCCTTCGCCCTGATCGTTGCAAGTTACCGCCAGGTGACCGGCAAGGAGCTGGTCGACCATCCGTTCGACGGCCGCTGGCTCTACGAGAACGCACCCTTTGCGCTTTTGGCGCACGACCGGTCGGACGACCCGCGTTTCTTCTACGCGAACAAAACCGCCCAGGCCTGCTTCGGCTACAGTTGGCAGGAGTTCATCGGCATGCCGTCGCGCCTCTCGGCCGAGGCGCCGAACCGTGAGGAACGGCAGCGTCTTTTAGACAGTGTCTCCACCAAGGGCTTCATCGACGACTATCGTGGGCTTCGGATCGCAAAATCCGGACGCCGTTTCTGGATCGAGAACGCCATCGTGTGGCAATTGGTGCGCGCCAACGGCGAACATGCCGGCCAGGCCGCCATGTTCCATAGCTGGAAGGATCTGTGA
- a CDS encoding ribbon-helix-helix domain-containing protein: protein MPVFAECAILPPMNTMNISLPDSLKSFVDEQVARRGYGTSSESILELIRRVQDWLNLRRLLLDGASSAQADPTDAGYFADLRDRVRGRSAK, encoded by the coding sequence ATGCCAGTTTTTGCCGAATGCGCTATTCTGCCACCCATGAACACCATGAACATTTCCCTCCCGGACTCTCTCAAAAGCTTCGTCGACGAGCAGGTCGCCCGGCGAGGTTATGGTACGAGCAGCGAGTCTATCCTGGAGTTGATCCGCCGGGTTCAGGACTGGCTCAATCTGCGTCGGCTATTGCTCGATGGTGCCTCTTCCGCACAAGCCGACCCGACCGACGCTGGCTACTTCGCCGATTTGCGTGACCGGGTTCGTGGTCGATCGGCCAAGTGA
- the cysP gene encoding thiosulfate ABC transporter substrate-binding protein CysP: MKRLLILGATLVAHFVTPALAQEPTKLLNASYDVSRELFVAENEAFIKQHPGVTIDQSHAGTSKQARSILEGLEADVVTFNQTTDIEFLAKNGFVSKDWAKAFPNNASPFYSFPSFLVRKGNPKNIKDWSDLARDDVHAVFPNPKTSGNARYTYLAAYAWAKEAYEGDEAKIEAYITKIFDNVPVFDTGGRASTTTFVERETGDVLITFEAETRSIAKQYGADKVEAVIPSVSLLAEFPVAVVDKVAEKHGTQALAKTYLDFLYTEEGQRIAAEFGHRVRNEKVAGEFKAQFPDIRLVNVDDVFGGWSKIQAEHFASGGVLDKLYGSR, from the coding sequence ATGAAACGCCTCCTCATTCTCGGCGCCACCCTTGTCGCGCACTTTGTGACCCCTGCGCTGGCACAGGAGCCGACGAAGCTTCTCAACGCCTCCTACGACGTTTCCCGCGAGCTCTTCGTTGCCGAGAACGAGGCCTTCATCAAGCAGCATCCGGGCGTGACCATCGACCAGTCGCATGCCGGCACGTCGAAGCAGGCCCGCTCGATCCTCGAAGGCCTGGAAGCCGACGTCGTCACCTTCAACCAGACCACCGATATCGAGTTCCTGGCCAAGAACGGCTTTGTCTCCAAGGATTGGGCGAAGGCGTTCCCGAACAATGCCTCGCCTTTCTATTCCTTCCCGTCCTTCCTGGTGCGCAAGGGCAACCCGAAGAACATCAAGGACTGGTCCGATCTCGCCCGTGACGATGTTCACGCTGTCTTCCCCAATCCGAAAACGTCGGGCAATGCGCGCTACACCTATCTGGCGGCCTATGCCTGGGCCAAGGAGGCCTATGAAGGCGACGAGGCGAAGATCGAAGCCTACATTACCAAGATCTTCGACAACGTTCCGGTGTTCGACACCGGCGGCCGCGCCTCGACAACCACCTTCGTCGAGCGCGAAACCGGCGACGTCCTGATCACCTTCGAGGCAGAGACCCGCAGCATCGCCAAACAGTATGGCGCCGACAAGGTCGAGGCCGTCATCCCGTCGGTCAGCCTGCTCGCCGAGTTCCCGGTCGCGGTCGTCGACAAGGTCGCCGAGAAGCACGGCACTCAGGCGCTCGCCAAGACCTATCTCGATTTCCTCTATACCGAGGAAGGCCAGCGCATCGCCGCCGAGTTCGGCCACCGCGTCCGCAACGAAAAGGTTGCCGGCGAATTCAAGGCGCAGTTCCCCGACATTCGCCTCGTCAATGTCGATGACGTCTTTGGCGGCTGGAGCAAGATCCAGGCAGAGCACTTCGCCTCGGGCGGCGTTCTGGACAAGCTCTACGGCAGCCGCTGA